From Pirellulales bacterium, the proteins below share one genomic window:
- a CDS encoding helix-turn-helix transcriptional regulator, with the protein MAIEKETLGAAIKRVRLARGLTQVQLAETAGLSKGGNSIALIEQGKRFVSVDTLNALAEALDVPVACLAILGSRKIGTNKAATDFMHSLQKVISTVIAAQESAERGVGSEQKDAYTGAKKPSKSKPARRLVGK; encoded by the coding sequence GTGGCAATTGAAAAGGAAACGCTGGGTGCTGCGATCAAACGAGTTCGACTTGCTCGTGGCCTGACGCAAGTTCAGCTTGCCGAGACTGCCGGTCTGTCCAAAGGCGGAAATTCGATTGCCCTCATCGAGCAGGGAAAACGCTTCGTTTCGGTCGACACGTTGAACGCACTGGCAGAGGCACTGGATGTGCCTGTAGCATGCCTCGCCATTCTCGGCTCTCGCAAGATCGGGACGAACAAGGCCGCCACCGATTTCATGCACAGCCTGCAGAAGGTTATTTCCACGGTGATTGCCGCCCAGGAATCAGCAGAACGAGGCGTCGGCAGCGAGCAGAAGGATGCCTATACCGGGGCCAAGAAGCCATCGAAGTCGAAGCCAGCACGCCGCCTGGTTGGCAAGTGA
- a CDS encoding alpha-hydroxy-acid oxidizing protein, giving the protein MAFSDYQNEIYFNGLRGVLSKLPVDIASLERMAVAAWSDAIVSYVQGGCGDERTQDLNVTAFERWGLIPRMMVDATVRDLSIELCGMKLPTPLLMAPIGVLGICAQDGHGDLAVARAAARTGVPMIASTLSVDPLEKLVPEFGDTPGFFQLYTPTDQGVAESFVHRAEQAGFKALVVTLDTWIAGWRPRDLNRSSFPQLRGHCLANYWVDPVFRSRLSKPPEEDPTTAIMFWASIFGKALTWDDLPWLRSLTKLPILLKGICHPDDVRRAIDGGVDGIYCSTHGGRQANGGVGCLDMLPAVVQAAGSTPVVFDSGVRSGADVIKAIALGARAVGIGRPYSWGLALDGTAGVVHVLRCLLAESDLLMAVDGYPKLSDLTPEALMRV; this is encoded by the coding sequence GTGGCATTTTCCGACTATCAGAACGAGATCTACTTCAATGGCCTGCGCGGCGTCTTGTCGAAATTGCCCGTCGATATAGCCTCGCTCGAACGCATGGCGGTGGCGGCCTGGTCGGATGCAATCGTCTCTTACGTGCAGGGTGGCTGCGGCGACGAACGCACGCAAGATCTGAACGTGACGGCGTTCGAACGCTGGGGCTTGATCCCGCGCATGATGGTCGACGCGACGGTCCGCGACCTGTCGATTGAACTATGCGGCATGAAGCTGCCCACGCCGCTGCTGATGGCGCCGATCGGCGTGTTGGGCATTTGCGCGCAAGACGGTCACGGCGATCTGGCCGTGGCCCGAGCCGCGGCTCGGACGGGCGTGCCGATGATCGCGTCGACGTTGTCGGTCGATCCGCTCGAAAAGTTGGTGCCCGAGTTTGGCGACACACCCGGCTTCTTTCAGCTCTATACGCCCACGGATCAGGGAGTCGCGGAAAGCTTCGTCCACCGGGCGGAGCAGGCGGGGTTCAAGGCGCTGGTCGTCACGCTCGATACCTGGATCGCTGGCTGGCGGCCGCGGGATTTGAATCGTTCGAGCTTTCCTCAATTGCGGGGGCACTGCCTGGCCAACTACTGGGTCGATCCCGTGTTTCGCTCGCGACTGTCGAAGCCCCCAGAGGAGGATCCCACCACGGCGATCATGTTTTGGGCCAGCATCTTCGGCAAAGCGTTGACGTGGGATGATCTGCCGTGGCTGCGCTCGCTGACCAAGCTGCCCATTCTGTTGAAGGGAATTTGCCACCCGGACGACGTCCGCCGCGCGATCGATGGTGGAGTCGACGGCATTTATTGCTCGACCCACGGCGGTCGTCAGGCCAATGGCGGCGTGGGCTGTCTGGACATGCTGCCGGCGGTCGTCCAGGCGGCGGGGAGCACGCCTGTGGTGTTCGATTCGGGGGTGCGCTCGGGAGCCGACGTGATCAAGGCCATCGCCCTGGGTGCGAGAGCCGTGGGGATCGGCCGCCCCTACTCCTGGGGTCTGGCCCTCGACGGCACCGCCGGAGTGGTACACGTGCTGCGCTGCCTGCTGGCAGAATCGGATCTGCTGATGGCCGTGGACGGATATCCGAAGCTGTCGGATTTGACGCCGGAGGCGTTGATGCGGGTGTAG